In the genome of Rhopalosiphum padi isolate XX-2018 chromosome 1, ASM2088224v1, whole genome shotgun sequence, the window GGAATCCAAAGTAATGAAGGCTTTAAGATGAACACAGGACAAGAAAGTTACTTCttagtgaaataatgaaatcattTGGTTGATAAATAATACGCAAAACGTATGAAAGGTAAAAGACTGAAAGACGAGAAAGAGTTGTttagttattgaattattgtaactaataataattattactctatattataatatgtgagccAGCTATGAGTTTATGACTGCCGACTGTTGATTGCGTGAGAGTTATGTTTTGGGtgctacattatattaatttatattacccttcataatttatacttgtGCGAttgaaaatcgattttgtatATCAGTGTATAGGACATTGtacaaaatgtgttattatCGAACATTTcgtgtgttattattaatagtatgtaGATAAtatcagaataaaataattcgaTTAACATATTAGGATGcagagtataattatttatttggtcTAAGATgagtgacatattattataggtatgtataaaataatgttatgattttatttttaatcatgaaGTTTTGTTGcgtaataatgtttatactatGGAAGTCattaaaacgttgttttttttttaatattaatgcatctaaatttaaattaatcgaaTACCAAACAAATATTAGTTACACACTATCTCACCATTTTCGATGCATTTTGTTGaagctatttttattattgtacaaaaagcgtttataatttattgcagaaagttatttataattcatagataggttaaattattttgatagacTACCTGATTTTTTATCTTCCACTGATaggtactttaatttatttataaattgttattattcttttacCTTCTATGAGTTGTTTCGTTATTTGAGTTCTTGTTCGACTTGTTCAGAGACCTTTTTTCCCTTTatcatttattcaattaatattgctattcatttgttttttcttaatatatgtttaataataatttcagttaTCACTGCTTCACCCATCACTGTATTGCCTGTTaccgttataattttattgttaaaatagtcTGCTGGTATAGTTTAGACACAATTTTaactgcatttttaatattcaataactaaataaaattatacaagtcAGTGTGGCAGTGTCGGtacatgataaaattaaagtgaAAATGTTGCATAGAATCGAGTTTTTTCTCGTTGAGCTAATATTGATGAGTTTAACCCACtactgtgtatttttattatcaattatgtatGCAATAATTTTAACCAGCAATATTTTTACCTgatgaaaaacaaaatgcaacttgtttttttattcaaacattcaGATCGTGATGTTaactaatttatcataattatagttcaaagatatttataaaaattgtaattaaaacaaaaaatgtgacCATTTATCACACCATATAATGAGTAATGGcgtttaatcaatattttttaataattaaaagtaaagttATTTGGTAAAAAGGGAAGCTTGCAGCTTCTACCAgtttgattgtattttaataacgaaAACAATCATCTACAAAGCGATCGAATACCTACtgacgtacctatattataatatacattatatgtataatgataaataaaaatcccACTCTCACGTCAAACGAGAATATTATCTATCTTTAAATCAAATTCTATACGGTTTAATTATACAGCTATAATATCATCGATGCgcgttattatattgtgttcgtGTTCGTGAACGTTCTACTCGATTTGGTTACAGTGGTTACACGtaaacgtattttttaatagttatgaaattgtattatcGAGTATAAGgacataatttttgaaaaccatTTCATACAGtgagaatgttttttttaaatttttcattaagaGTTCCGATTTATGCGCCAGCCGACAAAAAAACGGTCTAATATATCCATGactttaaattgaatacataaattatacatttttgtttaacatCTTGTAAGTACTGTAGTATTTTCTAGTCTATCTGTAAAGTATTTTCacagaaacataatattattttaattagacgAATTAAACAAAATCCCAATTAACTAATAACTGCATTAATAATATGGCTGTTTAAATGAAAGTATAGATTTAAATTCGGTTaatgatcaaaatatttaaatatttaaaattattgataaaacattgtacatgtattttttcatataaatgatcagtgcatttaatataatactatgtacattttttatcacttttattacaatataataattaaaatatgatgtcTTATAAACGATCATTTTCGTGTATTTTTGAggctatgaaaaatattttagatacatttaatacaaatctgaaattaaaataaattatatcgttgGAATTGCGTCAGTAAAACTCAACCAAAATCGTGAGTAAATATATTCACGATTTCAGCTCAATTCACACGCCTTTTTCCCAATCAGTTTGGTTCTAAACATTTTATGCACTctcatagttttattttatggtaataCTATAactgttgaaaataataataacaataaattattatttatatttttagaaacttttttatctaaaaaagatgtttattttcttataaatctGATATTTAGTTTTATCTTATTTCGTATTATAACACACTTTATATAaaccacaatattattttatgaaaaaactaattttctcaacaaaaatgtttgaacaattattttgttgagTATTGACCaggataaaaaatgattttttttccgtaaatattttatttatacattatattataaattgtaatatatcttaTTAGATTAGTTTCATTTTGAATTGTTGTACTACAGAaccaaaaataagaaaataatattaaatataattcaagcattactttttttttacatatcacaaaataaaaatcctttCACGCAGGTatcaatataggtacaaatgatgaatattttattattttgaaataaaacgagtccaaaattataaaatcataattctcTGACTCATTTTACCAGAATAATATTTcctgtgaaaaataaaacattgccCGTTATAATTTCACCGCATTTTACACACAATGTTTTACTAACCCTTCTGCtctaatttaagttatattttacgaGAAAATTTTCATTATGCAGTTACTTTGAATTAACAAGGTGATTCGCTCCAAAACAACCCCACCCTTGGGGATATTTAACTTTAACATCCGACTGATATAGTATTTTcaccagtttttatttttatgtattataactttGCAAAACTATTATTACTCAAGTGAATTATTCAAATAGGGTGTTTCGTTATTtcttatataatgaataaaagttaataaaaataatgtagtaaTCGTTATGTTACagacatataattatacttattataaatatattacaactaAAACCTAtgtgtaaattatgtatttatttgtacttatacgttattctaatataaacagaatttgaaaataataataactaaatattacacaaaatatatgtgtgttatttttatttactataaaattagaATGTATAGAATAACAACTATCATCtgtataattaaagtataataatattgttgatattatgTGATTATGTGTTATGACAACCGTATACCTACAGtgactgtttaatttttatgtttatactagTTGCCCGAACTAACTCcggaagaaattatttttttggaatttaattCAAGAACATTTGACTATTTGTTggctaaattatttattcaacgaataatataaaaatgcaagACAATGTAATGTTTCATTCGTCTCCAATATCAGGTTagattcttatatatatatagattaaatacttattgtttattataaattattcacaatTACATAACATAAAGTTGAGTTATCTGGTAAAAAAATGTTCTCATTAATCGCGGCGATACAGTAGAAGCCTTTATTGCCTGGGTCGTACAGGTTCGAAGAGAGAAAAGACCATACGTTAGGCACAGGTCAGAATAACAAttgttattctataataaaatataaaaatacaaataatttttttaaaactgtattatgaacacacataatttatatttatataaaaagtactataaactatattcgctgcaaatactttatactttattgtgtgtctatgtttaaaattgtaaatattattttttccattttatgaaaattgcttttacttatttattgcaaaatactaggtacataaataattcttgataaaatatttaaataacttaatgtaattattatattaatatacacaatgtaatattacataatatttagaaaatataacagttttttttgttaaataacgttttgaaatatcataattcaGATATTTATTAGACTGTTACTATGTTAGCATGAGATCATATGTCTATGTAAtagatattcatttttattattaactctgTTCATAgagttatatcaaaataatgtaatcatcatattataattattatgatatagttaatattaatataatctctATAAACATCAAGCTGTTGAAATTAGGTACAAGTTACCTATAAttgaatttactaaaaattaaaaggtTCGTAACatagtatttatagtatttttattttatcaaaatattctatatttctaatcAAATAAGcattacaataaattgattataagagataatagttatttcaattatttgaaaatgtaaaaaactaaGGTACCCTtagtaattatttctttaattactTACGAGTTCATTAGACTTATTTAATATGAACAATttgataataaacatataaaacatatgaaaagtggtaattttaatatgacGAATTCGTTATTTTTGAaggtaaaaaatacaaaagtaatGCCAACGTCCATTTGATATACCTAATCAcgattacaattaaataataaaaaaatattgaccaaCAATCATTGTGTAATGTAGTagttagtaattaaaatttgtttgattttaaattttttacaattcgttccgtatcattattataataactgtatatgtgtataatataatttttttaaacatttaggcCGAAACAGCATGGTTTTTCCGAGACGCGTAATTAAGATCAACACTTGCTGCTGTGATCCACCAaagaataaattgattttaccaCCTCATTATTACGCAGATGGTTTGAAACAGCATATGATTGAGACGCGAGTGAAAAAGAAGATTGGCACCAGAGGACCTTATGATACGTTTACAggtcacaaaaataaaatataaatataaactgtaaaataGTTGACTAGAAGgtgcatattttttatgtgaTTAGTAATAGACTCTAatagtttttagttatattcAGTTGAATTCGACATTCAACTGAACGAATTATTACGATTGAAAAGCAATGTAATATTTTCCCgtgtccatataatatatatagtctcAAGTCTACACTGCATTAGCAGATGCATCGTAATGCAATCcaggtataatttaataacagatTTAGTGACGTTTAATTCCATAAATTATGGAGAAAGTTACTATTAATATTGGCTTAGGTTAAtaagcataaatatttttgattactgTATGACGTTAATTTATTGGTAAATAGTGTAAGTCTGATAATcaatatgaaatgtattttcttCTATTAGTTTAAAGTAACAGCAAAACAGTTAATACTATGTAACTAAAACAACGGATATCcacagtaaaaattaaaaagtaactaCTCACAcactgacataataatatacctacataataaacataatatagttacctaCTACATACTGGTATTAATGGTAGGTATTTATGTTTAGtgcctaatatttttattgcttgATAGTTCTAAACTAAATTAACCCGATGCAATTTTGTTCCACCACTAAGTTCGTTTAAAATGGCGTTTAAATAAATCATCcaaacacaaaattaatatttaatcaccaTTCATCATTTAACCTATTTATATACTTGAAAATgtcagaatttaataatatatgagcgAATTCCACAAAATCATTTGAATACGATAAATCAACCACCCAGCTacttttttatgtgtattattatttgaaatcttATTATTGTCTTGTCGAATATATAATTAGGCATTAACAGTGATTAAtatacgttgtttttttttatgtataattctaatgtgaataattgtatttatatcaaaaaaataaaaataaaaattataatacatattataaatacgttatacgttattataaatattataaaaacgtctgcgatgaaaaatattatttcaagtttaataattgagaattatattagatttacatccataatatattattttagttgtttatatatacaaaactcATATAGTTGGTTTTAATTTCtacatagaatttaaaaataaaattgtattttatttttataaatcaaatagtgATCGAAATAAcatgtgtaaaaattaattataatatatttttcaacatttcaaAACGTGCATACTACTACGAGAATATGGAGATTTAAtttaatgcttttaaaattacttcagttttacctattttgttttaaaaatataaatatatttcaattttaataggaCCCAGAGATtttaacaaatcaaaaaaatgtaattttttatcggACAATTGGCCACTCCCACTCGAATGCTGCAAATCCCTTGATCGTACTCGAACTTACACAAATGTATTTAGATCGAATAAATCACCGACAAGGAAAGTAAAACGCCATGTATCGGAATTTACTTGTACAGAAGTGCCCAATTGGTTATCAATAAAACCAAATAAGTAAgataaaaactgtaaataatttcaatcacTGTATACTGATGAAGGTAGaacaaataaatttgataaatattgtattttattcattaccAAATCGTTAagattaaataactataattaaggTCCATCCTGTGATTTTCTGTCTTTGTCTAATACACGCGTGATATAGTATTTTTGAGATGTTTTTGCCAAACATACCAATTGATCTAATGAAGCGATAAGAATtctgaaaacagatttgaattttttgTCAAGTCTATTTGGAATCGACTTTCTCACAGCTTTGATATTTTCCTTcaaattcctaaaaaaattatgttaaatttttgtcaatttttggagaagttaaaatcaaaaagtcaaaaatctGGGAAAGTCAATTTCAAGTAGACTCGACgaaaaattcaaatctgtttttagAATTCTTATCGCTTAATTGGATCAATTGGTATGATTGGCAAAGGAGCCGTCTAAAATCCTATGCCACGCGTGCGTTAgacaaaaacagaaaatcacGGTATCGAATCcccttaataatattctaaagtgATTTTTTTGCTAACAATATGACATTAACGTTaggtgttatttttaattttaagataatgtTTCATTTATCAATcactatttttaaactttcttCTATCTAGGTATTCATTTAACAGTACACAAAAGAGAGGCGGCTGTACaccttttcaaaataaaaagtattaccCGGGACCGAACCGCTACAAAGCACCTACTTTAAAACCAAAAACCGTAAATGGACACACAAGCGTATTCAAAAGTACTACGGCGCAAAGGTTAAATGTAGAACACCCTGGATGTGGCGgcgtatttgaaaaaaaatctaaatatctattattatcaatattatctttagaaaaaatttaagaGGACGTTCTACCAAAaagtgttgtctctgtcttactaatgtagatcatagctaATTTTCGTTcaacagaacacattttgtgattttaggattaatattagagtaaatttacctattatcatatttaaaagtaagaatttATCTAGAAATTtgcatatgcttttattgatattataattttaaagtgagttatgaatattttaaagttgtaatattttacatagctataactcactttaaaatgataatatcaatatataggcaactttctagataatattcttacctttaaatttgataataggtaaatttactctaatattaatcctaaaatcacaaaatgtgttcttcTGAACGAAAATtagctatgatctacattagtaagacagagacaacacatgcgggtacgcCCGTTAGAACGTCCATTTAATCTAACTTTTTTGTTATACCTACAATGTAAAGACGTA includes:
- the LOC132917520 gene encoding uncharacterized protein LOC132917520: MQDNVMFHSSPISGRNSMVFPRRVIKINTCCCDPPKNKLILPPHYYADGLKQHMIETRVKKKIGTRGPYDTFTGPRDFNKSKKCNFLSDNWPLPLECCKSLDRTRTYTNVFRSNKSPTRKVKRHVSEFTCTEVPNWLSIKPNKYSFNSTQKRGGCTPFQNKKYYPGPNRYKAPTLKPKTVNGHTSVFKSTTAQRLNVEHPGCGGVFEKKSKYLLLSILSLEKI